TTCGTCGCCCAAATTAATTCATGGCAAAAAGAGACCTGAAGACCCAGAGATTTGCTTTCATTTACACACATCCACAAGGCTCTGACCTCTTTGAAATGCTCCGAGAATGCCACTAGGGCTGAAGTCCCGCATCAAGATCCAGCTTGGCAGCTCCCCCAGTTTGACCTCCAGAAGTTTCTTGTCCTTCACTGGTACTGAAACGGAAGAGTGAGAAAAAATACCCACTGAATAATCTCCCAGTAACACACATGGCATCCTTTCCTGCCACTACTTCAACTATGCAACAACGGTGCATAATGCAATTACACAGAGGCTGCACATACAAAATATGACAAAGAAATGCGTCACATCAAGCCCACTATTTTAAGCCTGAGTCCACACAATAGCAGAACTGCTACAGCGTCAGCTTTATTAACCAACAGGACGTCTGAGTAACAGCTTGCTGGGAGTAACTCCAGAAAAGGGTCTTGAAGAAAGTAGTAACGTGGAGGACAGGAAAGACTACTGCAAAGCTAACATTTACTTGACATTATTAGCTTATTTCATCTTCACAGCAAGCAGTTCGTGCCTTTATCTTACAGGAGGGGAGGGGGGATAGACTCAGAGAGGTTGGGCCACGTGACCAAGGTCACACACACAACGTGGGGGCAGGACTGGCCCCCCACGTCCCTGAAGCCAATATGAGAGTGCCCTGTCCAACCCTGGGGATGCGTGCCTGGAGAACGTACTAGAGGGGATGTGGAAGGAGAGCGGCATGACGGTGGCCCCAAGTGTCTCACTCAGACTTGATGTACTTGTTTACTGGGGAAGGGCTTCAAAGAGCATCTGGGTTCACATAGCTGCCAGCCTCCCCAGATGGGCCAGCCCGAGCAAGTATAATGAAAGAAACCCAAGGAATTTCCACCTCCAGCATCCTGGGACCACGGACGCCAACAATTTCCAGAGATAAAAATATGAGATTACACATTCCGAGAAGCAACTGACTTAGGAAAAACCACTCCAAATGACTGAACGGCCCCAGACCATATTCCAATGGGAGTCTGAGAACAAGGAATCAGAAGAATTCCTGGCTGACACTGCACTGTCCTCACATTTGGGCCCAGGAGGAGACCACGGAGGGCCAGGGAGTGGGTGGGCCTGTGGGTGTCAAGGAGATGCACTTAAGGAAGGAATGGTCTCCCCTGTTCTCCCtgcaaagattttatttatttatttatttatttatttatttatttatttatttttaagagacagggtctcgctccattacccaggctggagtgcagtggttatgcacaggtgtgatcacagctcactgcagcctcactgagcttcctggactgaagtgatcctcctgcctcaacctcctgaacagctgggactacaggtgtgtgccaccacacccagctaatgatcagttttaaaaagcttttagcAGGTGTCCTATTGAGGGCAAAGAGTCTAGGACCACGGTGCTTTCTCAAAGATAACCACAAGAGGAGCCAGATTAAATCATTCCAAGGATTTCTTCTCCATTTTGGGATCAAAGGAAAGACTAAGGCTCTGTCAGGACCAGCCTCAAGAGTCTGCTgagggaggccgggcacagtggttcacactgtaatcccagcactttgggaggccaaggcaggcag
This Macaca mulatta isolate MMU2019108-1 chromosome 3, T2T-MMU8v2.0, whole genome shotgun sequence DNA region includes the following protein-coding sequences:
- the ATP5MF gene encoding ATP synthase F(0) complex subunit f, mitochondrial isoform X3, translating into MASVGECQAPVPVKDKKLLEVKLGELPSWILMRDFSPSGILGAFQREHERLRKYH
- the ATP5MF gene encoding ATP synthase F(0) complex subunit f, mitochondrial isoform X4; the encoded protein is MASVVPVKDKKLLEVKLGELPSWILMRDFSPSGILGAFQREHERLRKYH